One genomic segment of Desulfurispira natronophila includes these proteins:
- the rpsB gene encoding 30S ribosomal protein S2, translating into MPTITMKELLEAGVHFGHQTRRWNPKMKKYIFSSRNGIHIIDLQKTLKLFKRAYEEARLDARDGAKFLFVGTKKQAQDSIREEAARCGMYFVNHRWLGGLLTNFGTIRKRVERLKYLDGLAEEGYPGYSKLEASRMDKEREKLERNLGGIRNMEKVPDVMIIIDPRNEHNAVLEARCLGIKTVAIVDSNCDPDLIDIPIPGNDDAIRAIRLICSKLADAILEGNAQLDQQDVSEQVAEGEEAAAAPEAAEETTQTAAQ; encoded by the coding sequence ATGCCGACTATTACTATGAAAGAACTTTTGGAGGCTGGTGTACATTTCGGCCACCAGACTCGCCGCTGGAACCCAAAGATGAAGAAGTACATCTTCAGCTCACGCAATGGGATCCATATTATCGACCTGCAAAAGACGCTGAAGCTTTTCAAGCGTGCCTATGAAGAGGCCCGCCTTGATGCTCGCGACGGAGCCAAGTTTCTCTTTGTTGGCACCAAAAAGCAGGCCCAGGACTCTATTCGCGAGGAAGCTGCTCGTTGTGGCATGTACTTTGTCAACCACCGTTGGTTGGGGGGGCTGCTTACCAACTTTGGAACTATCCGCAAGCGCGTAGAGCGCCTGAAGTACCTGGATGGACTGGCTGAAGAGGGTTATCCCGGCTACTCCAAGCTGGAAGCCAGCCGCATGGACAAGGAGCGAGAAAAGCTGGAGCGTAACCTGGGTGGTATTCGGAACATGGAAAAGGTTCCTGATGTTATGATTATCATCGATCCACGTAACGAGCACAACGCTGTGTTGGAAGCTCGTTGTCTCGGTATAAAGACCGTTGCCATTGTAGACTCCAACTGCGATCCAGATTTGATTGATATTCCCATTCCCGGTAACGACGACGCTATTCGCGCCATTCGCCTGATTTGCTCCAAGCTGGCTGATGCTATTTTGGAGGGCAATGCCCAGCTCGACCAGCAGGATGTTTCAGAGCAAGTTGCCGAGGGTGAGGAAGCTGCCGCCGCGCCGGAGGCTGCGGAAGAAACAACTCAGACTGCTGCCCAATAA
- a CDS encoding DUF362 domain-containing protein, producing the protein MAYVISDACVNCGACEPECPVSAISQGDSIYVIDADTCIDCGACEPACPSGAISAG; encoded by the coding sequence ATGGCCTATGTAATCAGCGATGCATGCGTAAACTGTGGCGCCTGCGAACCCGAGTGCCCCGTTTCTGCTATTTCTCAGGGCGATTCCATCTATGTAATCGACGCTGACACCTGCATTGATTGCGGTGCTTGCGAGCCCGCTTGCCCATCTGGCGCCATCTCTGCCGGATAA
- a CDS encoding phosphatidate cytidylyltransferase → MKQRIITALIAIPAVLWLVVWSPYYVFGFVCAVAAALTASEYFAFRGHRGMFSLLGIFLFVFILSFSVHLAFAVFVLLAFSAIGLRLLRGDDLENYLSTSAQYGFAFLYFGLGYGAMILIRAEGYELLLAMMLAVWAADTFAYFGGKLLGKHPMSPAISPNKTWEGFAFGVAGATIVYAVTLAFYPVSFAVHPAFIGLAVGLVSIVGDLVESALKRSAGVKDSGTIIAGHGGIFDRMDSMVYVAPLYLVVLYTLLHLGAV, encoded by the coding sequence ATGAAACAACGCATAATCACCGCACTTATCGCCATACCTGCCGTACTGTGGCTGGTCGTGTGGTCGCCATACTACGTTTTTGGCTTTGTCTGCGCGGTGGCTGCCGCCCTTACTGCCAGTGAGTACTTCGCTTTTCGTGGTCACCGGGGTATGTTTAGCCTGTTGGGTATTTTCCTCTTTGTTTTTATCCTCAGCTTCAGTGTTCACCTGGCTTTTGCCGTCTTCGTATTGCTGGCGTTTAGCGCAATTGGGCTTCGCCTGCTGCGGGGAGACGACCTGGAGAACTATCTGTCGACTTCGGCCCAGTATGGCTTTGCCTTTCTCTACTTTGGTCTTGGTTACGGAGCCATGATACTTATCCGTGCGGAAGGCTACGAGCTACTGCTGGCCATGATGCTGGCGGTCTGGGCAGCGGATACCTTTGCCTATTTCGGAGGCAAGTTGCTGGGCAAGCACCCTATGTCCCCCGCTATCAGCCCCAACAAGACCTGGGAGGGCTTTGCTTTTGGTGTAGCGGGAGCTACTATCGTTTATGCCGTTACCCTGGCTTTTTATCCGGTTTCTTTTGCTGTTCATCCCGCTTTTATTGGTCTGGCAGTAGGGCTTGTTTCCATTGTGGGTGACCTGGTTGAGTCTGCCCTCAAGCGCTCTGCCGGCGTCAAGGACTCCGGCACTATTATAGCCGGGCATGGTGGCATCTTTGACCGTATGGACAGCATGGTTTATGTCGCGCCACTTTACCTGGTGGTTCTCTATACTCTGTTGCACCTGGGTGCCGTGTAG
- the frr gene encoding ribosome recycling factor yields the protein MVSEVYDEMKEKMQKALEATRKDFSTLRTGRATTSLLDGIKVDYYGTPTPLQQVGTIATPDATTMTIQPWEATMIGAIEKAIHGSNLGVTPSNDGQMVRINIPPLTEERRKALAKQVKKFAEEGRVAVRNVRRQGNEMIKSFEKSKDITEDESKRAQDEVQKITDSFVKKIDELAEAKENELMTV from the coding sequence ATGGTCAGCGAAGTTTATGATGAAATGAAAGAGAAGATGCAAAAAGCACTGGAAGCCACCCGCAAAGATTTTTCCACTCTGCGAACCGGCCGGGCCACAACCTCACTGTTGGATGGCATCAAGGTTGACTATTACGGAACCCCAACCCCCCTGCAGCAGGTGGGGACTATTGCCACTCCCGATGCTACCACCATGACTATCCAACCATGGGAGGCCACTATGATCGGGGCTATTGAAAAGGCTATTCATGGTTCCAACCTGGGGGTTACTCCCAGCAATGATGGGCAAATGGTGCGTATTAACATACCGCCTTTGACGGAAGAGCGCCGCAAAGCGCTGGCCAAGCAGGTGAAAAAGTTTGCCGAAGAAGGCCGGGTTGCAGTGCGAAATGTTCGCCGCCAGGGTAACGAGATGATCAAGAGTTTTGAAAAGAGCAAGGATATCACTGAGGACGAAAGCAAGCGCGCTCAGGATGAGGTCCAAAAAATTACTGACAGCTTTGTCAAAAAAATTGATGAGTTGGCTGAGGCCAAGGAAAATGAACTCATGACCGTCTGA
- the rseP gene encoding RIP metalloprotease RseP produces MSIVVALLILGFLIFFHELGHFLVAKACGVGVEVFSIGFGRKILGWQHGETEYRLSMIPLGGYVKMMGESLEGSDEEAAVPQSKSFAHKSVGQRMAIVAAGPIFNFLLAIGLLALIHMNGVPRLEPVVGTVQADSPAYEAGVQAEDRIIAINGTTINWWDDIASEIHIRPGEQINLEVERRNQVLSFAVIPAEREVENIFGEPQRMGFIGITASEHVTTVRYGPVESLALGVQRTWELTSLTFQAIVKLIQRIIPADNIGGPIMIVQVASDQVEQGLNSLLFFTALISVNLAILNLLPIPILDGGHLMFYLYELIRGKAPSLKAREYASRIGMAMLLCLMFLAFYNDIRRIVTGE; encoded by the coding sequence ATGAGTATAGTCGTTGCCCTTCTTATTCTGGGTTTTCTTATTTTCTTCCACGAATTGGGTCATTTCCTGGTTGCCAAAGCCTGCGGTGTGGGGGTAGAGGTGTTCTCCATTGGTTTTGGTCGCAAGATACTTGGTTGGCAACATGGAGAGACCGAGTATCGTCTCTCCATGATACCCCTGGGTGGCTATGTCAAGATGATGGGAGAAAGTCTGGAGGGCAGCGATGAGGAGGCTGCTGTACCCCAGAGCAAGTCTTTTGCCCACAAGAGCGTAGGGCAACGCATGGCTATTGTGGCTGCTGGCCCTATTTTTAACTTTCTGTTAGCCATTGGCTTATTGGCTTTGATTCACATGAACGGTGTCCCTCGCCTGGAACCGGTGGTCGGTACCGTGCAGGCGGATTCGCCAGCCTATGAGGCAGGGGTTCAGGCCGAGGATCGCATTATTGCTATAAATGGTACCACCATAAACTGGTGGGACGATATTGCCAGTGAAATTCATATTCGACCGGGAGAGCAGATCAATCTTGAGGTGGAGCGGCGTAATCAGGTTCTCAGTTTTGCCGTTATCCCAGCTGAGCGCGAAGTTGAAAATATTTTTGGCGAGCCACAGCGTATGGGATTTATCGGCATAACGGCTTCCGAGCACGTTACGACGGTACGCTACGGCCCCGTTGAGTCACTGGCGCTTGGAGTTCAGCGTACCTGGGAGCTTACCAGCCTGACATTTCAGGCCATTGTCAAGCTTATCCAGCGTATCATTCCTGCTGATAACATCGGTGGGCCTATTATGATTGTTCAGGTAGCTTCGGATCAGGTAGAGCAGGGACTCAACTCTTTACTGTTCTTTACCGCCCTGATTTCTGTCAATCTGGCTATACTCAACCTGCTGCCCATTCCTATTCTTGATGGTGGGCATCTGATGTTTTATCTCTATGAACTTATTCGGGGCAAGGCCCCTAGCCTCAAGGCACGAGAGTACGCCAGCCGCATCGGCATGGCCATGCTGCTGTGTCTGATGTTCCTTGCTTTCTACAACGATATACGGCGAATTGTGACTGGCGAGTAG
- the pyrH gene encoding UMP kinase → MGKYQRILLKISGEALMGDLGYGIDPNVTTEIAKEIREAVKSGVEVAIVVGGGNIFRGVAASTKGMDRSTADHMGMLATMINSLAMQDALEKIGVFTRVLSAIEMKEISEPYIRRRAVRHLEKGRVVIFGAGTGNPYFSTDTAAALRANEINAEVIFKATSVDGVYDCDPRTNPCAVRFESLSHMEMLTRELKVMDSTAASLCMDNKIPLVVFSLKTPGNIYRAITGEKIGTYIEG, encoded by the coding sequence ATGGGAAAGTACCAGCGGATTCTGTTGAAAATAAGTGGTGAGGCTCTTATGGGAGACCTGGGGTACGGCATTGACCCCAATGTCACCACGGAAATTGCCAAGGAAATTCGTGAAGCGGTGAAGAGTGGGGTCGAGGTGGCCATTGTAGTCGGTGGTGGCAATATCTTTCGCGGAGTGGCAGCCAGCACCAAGGGAATGGATCGCTCCACCGCTGATCACATGGGTATGCTGGCCACTATGATCAACTCCCTGGCCATGCAGGATGCTCTGGAAAAAATTGGTGTCTTTACCCGCGTCCTTTCGGCCATAGAAATGAAAGAGATATCCGAGCCTTATATTCGGCGTCGTGCAGTGCGTCACCTGGAAAAAGGGCGCGTGGTAATATTTGGTGCTGGAACCGGAAATCCGTACTTTTCCACAGATACTGCTGCCGCGCTTCGGGCCAATGAGATTAACGCCGAAGTTATCTTCAAGGCGACCTCCGTCGATGGCGTCTACGACTGCGATCCTCGCACCAACCCGTGTGCCGTGCGTTTTGAGAGCCTTTCCCACATGGAAATGCTCACCAGAGAACTTAAGGTTATGGACAGCACTGCCGCCAGCTTATGTATGGACAACAAGATTCCCCTTGTGGTATTCAGTCTGAAGACTCCGGGTAATATTTACAGGGCCATTACTGGCGAAAAAATTGGAACATATATAGAGGGCTAA
- the tsf gene encoding translation elongation factor Ts: MSTITASMVKELREKTGAGMMDCKKALGETSGDMEAAVDYLRTKGLAAAAKKAGRVAAEGMVVDYCDGKVGVITEINSETDFVAKNEEFQQFAADVAKTVATENPADIDALQQCKLAEGTVNEVLNQKIAKIGENMSLRRFARMEGSNVATYIHMGGKIGVLVNLEGGDNELAKDICLHIAAMNPQFLDQSQVDPDFVAREEVIFTTKAQEEGKPEKIIPNIVKGQVAKRLKEVCLLNQPFVKNPDQTIEQLLKEKGATLIAFTRFGLGEGIEKKECNFAEEVQQQVQASR; this comes from the coding sequence ATGAGCACAATCACAGCCAGCATGGTTAAGGAGCTTCGGGAAAAAACCGGAGCGGGAATGATGGACTGTAAAAAAGCCCTGGGCGAAACCAGTGGCGATATGGAAGCCGCTGTAGACTATCTGCGCACCAAAGGCCTGGCTGCTGCTGCCAAAAAAGCGGGACGCGTGGCGGCTGAAGGTATGGTCGTTGACTACTGCGATGGCAAGGTTGGGGTTATTACCGAGATCAACTCTGAGACAGACTTTGTGGCCAAAAACGAAGAGTTTCAGCAGTTTGCCGCTGATGTGGCCAAAACAGTGGCTACGGAAAATCCAGCTGATATCGATGCGCTGCAGCAGTGCAAGCTTGCTGAAGGCACGGTCAATGAAGTGCTGAACCAGAAAATAGCCAAAATTGGCGAAAACATGTCTCTGCGTCGTTTTGCCCGTATGGAGGGCAGCAACGTAGCTACCTATATCCACATGGGTGGCAAGATCGGGGTACTGGTAAATCTGGAAGGCGGCGACAATGAGCTCGCCAAGGACATCTGCCTTCACATTGCAGCCATGAACCCACAGTTCCTGGATCAGTCCCAGGTAGATCCGGATTTTGTGGCCCGTGAAGAAGTTATCTTCACCACCAAGGCCCAGGAAGAGGGAAAACCGGAGAAAATTATTCCCAATATTGTCAAGGGTCAGGTTGCCAAGCGCCTCAAAGAGGTTTGCCTCCTCAATCAGCCCTTTGTGAAAAACCCGGACCAGACTATCGAGCAGCTGCTCAAGGAAAAGGGTGCCACACTCATCGCCTTTACCCGCTTTGGGTTGGGTGAGGGAATTGAGAAGAAAGAGTGCAACTTTGCTGAAGAGGTTCAGCAACAGGTACAGGCATCACGCTAG
- the lpxB gene encoding lipid-A-disaccharide synthase — MKLLVSALEPSANVHLERLLGQLGSVEIEGIFSGSLGTPLYDSKDFSIMGFADAIAKLPLARLAVRDMVERAPHCDAVLMIDSSGFHITLAKAIKRQHPHAKIIYYILPQVWAWRPSRIPLVESTTDIQACILPFEKSVWSSAIYVGHPLMEEISTFKEAATTERTVAFLPGSRRGEISRLMPVYREVAAKLSDRKLLVIPPHFDKADIQRLYGDISGFEISRSTHEALHQSRFAWICSGTATLEAALIGTPFALAYQAKPIDYWIARRFVKLPYVGLSNVILSYAGREPVHLEYIQKEVTPENLLQAMSDTDPTRFLERSRELRQLLSTPSDQSLPQVVAAAVTESASRKIAANNSQ; from the coding sequence ATGAAATTACTTGTCAGCGCCCTGGAACCTTCCGCCAATGTCCACCTTGAACGCCTGCTGGGTCAGCTTGGATCGGTGGAGATTGAAGGTATCTTCAGTGGCAGCCTGGGAACACCCCTTTACGACAGCAAAGACTTCTCAATCATGGGCTTTGCTGATGCCATTGCCAAACTGCCCCTGGCCCGGCTGGCTGTGCGAGACATGGTGGAGCGGGCACCCCACTGTGACGCGGTGCTCATGATCGACTCCTCCGGCTTTCACATCACCCTGGCCAAGGCCATCAAACGCCAACACCCTCACGCGAAAATTATCTACTATATTCTTCCCCAAGTCTGGGCCTGGCGACCATCCCGAATCCCCCTGGTGGAGTCCACTACCGACATACAGGCCTGCATCCTGCCATTTGAAAAGTCAGTCTGGAGCAGTGCTATCTATGTGGGCCACCCACTGATGGAGGAGATCAGCACCTTCAAGGAAGCGGCTACCACCGAGAGAACCGTGGCCTTCCTGCCCGGCAGTCGGCGGGGAGAGATATCCCGCCTGATGCCCGTTTACCGCGAAGTAGCAGCAAAGCTGAGCGACCGTAAACTACTGGTAATCCCGCCACATTTCGATAAAGCCGACATCCAGCGCCTCTACGGAGACATCAGTGGATTTGAAATCAGCCGCTCTACCCACGAAGCCCTGCACCAATCGCGCTTCGCCTGGATCTGCTCCGGCACCGCCACCCTTGAGGCCGCCCTGATCGGAACTCCTTTTGCTCTGGCATATCAGGCCAAACCAATTGACTACTGGATAGCCAGAAGGTTTGTCAAACTGCCCTATGTGGGTCTTTCCAACGTAATCCTGAGTTATGCGGGCCGTGAACCTGTCCACCTGGAGTATATCCAAAAAGAAGTAACTCCCGAAAATCTGCTGCAGGCCATGAGCGACACTGACCCCACCCGCTTCCTGGAGCGCTCCCGCGAGTTGCGTCAACTGCTTAGCACTCCATCAGACCAAAGCCTGCCCCAGGTAGTTGCCGCAGCTGTGACAGAGAGTGCATCTCGAAAAATTGCTGCGAATAACTCCCAGTAA
- a CDS encoding RelA/SpoT family protein has product MTQMIRINDILQEVQRRHKDADLTPINKAYIYAAQAHRGIRRKSGEPYISHPLAVSYLLATMNLDPYTISAGLLHDTIEDTETTFEELQQLFGHDVAFLVDGVTKIETMVGRSNKSSDVKAETLRKMLIAMAKDIRVLLIKLADRLHNIRTLEHMPAEKRKVIGQETLDIYAPLAHRLGINWMKTELEDLSLQHCDPEAYEMIRREVEPREGDRRTYVDELITKISAQLNALGINYEVQGRPKYYYSIYKKIKRQNVTPRELFDLLALRIVTESVSECYLVLGEIHRLWRAVPNRLKDYITNPKSNLYQSLHTTVIGPDGHKVEFQIRTKEMHKIAEEGIAAHWAYKEGVNPENDETQRFAWLKSILEGGVEEFEDSSEFLKALRQELYVKEVYVFTPKGDTIELPDESTVLDFAFSIHSEIGQHCTGAYVNGKMVGIRHQLQNGDTVDVLTSDKQHPRKDWLKFVRTNRARIRINAYLNKMERQKAIESGREILEKGLRRYRKSLESIGSKQRERLVELSHMANLDELLKAIGLYKIDTKTLLEKLFEDHDAKRQQQKEIGKQRDEVVLEGARERQQAVSQGSTIEIKGVSDVLIRVANCCAPLPGDPIVGYVTHGRGISIHKQECPQMSDAFQERLIEANWSEAAVKNIYTANFTTLCKDQPGVLAGISSVLGDNKANITNIRMVKKDTSRSEVLLEFTVEVNHKDQLSHLRTRVRSLPFVLEVK; this is encoded by the coding sequence ATGACCCAGATGATCCGAATCAACGATATACTTCAGGAAGTTCAGCGTCGCCACAAAGACGCTGACCTGACACCCATAAACAAGGCTTATATTTACGCAGCCCAGGCTCACCGGGGAATCAGGCGCAAATCAGGGGAGCCTTACATCAGCCATCCCCTGGCCGTCTCTTATCTGCTGGCCACCATGAACCTGGACCCCTACACCATCTCCGCCGGACTGCTGCACGATACTATAGAAGACACTGAAACCACATTCGAAGAGCTGCAGCAACTCTTCGGTCACGATGTTGCCTTTCTCGTAGATGGCGTCACCAAAATCGAGACCATGGTAGGCCGCAGCAACAAGTCTTCTGACGTCAAGGCAGAAACTCTGCGCAAAATGCTCATTGCTATGGCCAAGGACATCCGGGTGTTGCTGATTAAGTTGGCAGATCGCCTGCACAACATCCGCACCCTGGAGCACATGCCTGCCGAAAAACGAAAAGTCATCGGCCAGGAAACTCTGGACATTTACGCACCCCTGGCTCACCGCCTGGGGATTAACTGGATGAAAACGGAGCTGGAAGACCTCTCCCTGCAGCACTGCGACCCGGAAGCCTACGAAATGATCCGGCGTGAGGTAGAGCCCAGGGAAGGGGACCGACGAACCTACGTAGATGAGCTCATCACCAAGATAAGCGCCCAGTTGAACGCCCTGGGAATCAACTACGAGGTGCAGGGTCGACCAAAGTACTACTACAGCATCTACAAGAAAATAAAACGCCAGAACGTAACGCCGCGAGAGCTCTTTGATCTGCTGGCACTGCGTATAGTTACGGAAAGTGTCTCCGAGTGCTACCTGGTGCTTGGAGAGATCCACCGGCTGTGGCGAGCCGTACCCAACCGCCTCAAGGACTACATCACCAACCCCAAGTCCAATCTCTATCAGTCGCTGCACACCACGGTTATTGGCCCGGATGGCCACAAGGTAGAATTTCAGATCCGCACCAAGGAAATGCATAAAATAGCCGAGGAAGGCATCGCTGCCCACTGGGCCTATAAAGAGGGAGTCAACCCCGAAAACGACGAAACCCAGCGCTTTGCCTGGCTCAAAAGCATCCTGGAAGGTGGGGTGGAAGAGTTCGAGGATTCAAGCGAATTCCTCAAGGCCCTGCGGCAGGAGCTCTATGTCAAAGAAGTCTACGTCTTCACCCCCAAGGGAGATACGATTGAACTTCCCGATGAATCCACAGTGCTGGACTTTGCCTTCTCCATACACAGCGAAATCGGCCAGCACTGCACCGGCGCCTACGTCAACGGCAAAATGGTGGGGATACGCCATCAACTGCAAAATGGCGACACCGTAGACGTCCTCACCAGCGACAAGCAACACCCCCGCAAGGACTGGCTCAAGTTTGTGCGCACCAACCGGGCTCGCATCCGCATCAATGCCTATCTGAACAAGATGGAGCGGCAAAAGGCCATTGAAAGCGGACGGGAAATACTGGAAAAGGGTCTGCGCCGATATCGCAAGTCCCTGGAAAGCATCGGATCAAAACAGCGGGAACGCCTGGTAGAACTGTCGCATATGGCCAATCTTGACGAGCTGCTCAAAGCCATCGGCCTTTACAAGATCGACACCAAAACCCTGCTGGAAAAACTGTTTGAGGACCATGACGCCAAGCGGCAGCAACAAAAGGAAATCGGCAAACAGCGTGACGAAGTTGTACTGGAAGGAGCACGGGAACGCCAGCAAGCCGTTTCACAGGGCTCTACCATTGAAATCAAAGGCGTTTCCGACGTCCTTATTCGGGTAGCCAACTGCTGCGCCCCACTGCCTGGCGACCCCATAGTGGGCTACGTCACCCATGGCCGCGGTATCAGCATCCACAAACAAGAGTGCCCCCAAATGAGCGACGCCTTCCAGGAGCGCCTTATTGAGGCCAATTGGAGTGAGGCTGCCGTCAAAAATATCTATACCGCCAACTTCACCACCCTTTGCAAGGATCAACCCGGAGTGCTGGCGGGCATCAGCAGCGTGCTGGGAGACAACAAGGCCAATATTACCAATATTCGCATGGTGAAAAAAGACACCAGCCGCTCCGAAGTGCTGCTGGAGTTTACCGTGGAAGTCAACCACAAGGACCAGCTCAGTCACCTGCGCACCCGCGTGCGCAGTCTGCCCTTTGTGCTGGAGGTCAAGTAG
- a CDS encoding 1-deoxy-D-xylulose-5-phosphate reductoisomerase, with protein sequence MPVVKSVAILGSTGSIGCSALEIVRLHRDKVRVVSLAAGRNRELLLRQICEFEPQLVSVTSREDARWLQQHTSIPVYWGPQGLSEVVAHPSVELVLAAMVGSAGLAPVMQAIELGRDIALANKEILVAGGELVMAKARQQGVQLLPVDSEHSAIMQSLKGHSAREVARIILTASGGSFRDWSAQELAEATIDDALNHPNWSMGQKITIDSATMMNKGLELIEARWLFDVDPNMLEVIIHPESIVHSMVEYVDGSVIAQMGVPDMKAPIAYALFHPRRYPVDVPALRWAEVATLNFSQPDLAKYPCLALAQDVMCQKGSAAVIMNGANEIAVSCFLRGEIPFSRICAMVEQTLQHHQPHHLESVEHILELDQWSRQRALELAKE encoded by the coding sequence GTGCCTGTTGTTAAATCTGTAGCTATTCTTGGTTCGACAGGTTCTATTGGGTGTAGTGCCCTGGAGATTGTGCGCCTGCACCGGGACAAGGTTCGAGTGGTGAGTCTGGCGGCTGGGCGCAACCGGGAGCTTCTGTTGAGGCAAATCTGTGAATTTGAACCGCAGCTGGTGAGTGTGACCAGTCGCGAGGACGCCCGGTGGCTGCAGCAGCACACAAGTATTCCTGTCTACTGGGGGCCCCAGGGGCTCAGTGAAGTGGTGGCCCACCCTTCTGTTGAGCTGGTGCTGGCAGCTATGGTGGGCAGCGCTGGTTTGGCTCCGGTTATGCAAGCTATAGAGCTGGGGCGAGATATTGCCCTTGCCAACAAGGAAATACTGGTAGCGGGTGGCGAGCTGGTCATGGCAAAGGCTCGTCAGCAGGGAGTGCAGCTTTTACCGGTAGACAGCGAGCATAGCGCCATCATGCAGTCGCTGAAGGGGCACAGTGCCCGGGAGGTAGCTCGCATCATACTCACCGCCAGTGGCGGCTCTTTTCGCGACTGGTCGGCGCAAGAGTTGGCAGAAGCTACGATAGATGATGCTCTGAACCACCCCAACTGGAGCATGGGACAGAAGATCACCATTGATTCTGCCACCATGATGAACAAAGGGTTGGAACTTATAGAGGCACGTTGGCTCTTCGACGTGGATCCGAATATGCTGGAAGTGATTATCCATCCCGAAAGCATTGTGCACTCCATGGTAGAGTATGTTGACGGTTCGGTTATTGCCCAAATGGGAGTGCCGGACATGAAGGCGCCTATCGCTTATGCCTTGTTTCATCCCCGACGTTATCCGGTGGATGTTCCGGCCTTGCGCTGGGCGGAAGTGGCGACCCTCAACTTTTCGCAGCCTGACCTGGCCAAGTATCCCTGCCTGGCGCTGGCTCAGGATGTGATGTGCCAAAAGGGCAGTGCAGCCGTTATCATGAATGGTGCCAATGAAATAGCCGTCAGTTGTTTTCTGCGGGGCGAGATTCCGTTCTCACGCATTTGCGCTATGGTGGAGCAGACCCTGCAGCACCATCAGCCCCACCATCTGGAGTCGGTGGAGCATATACTGGAGCTGGACCAGTGGAGCCGACAGCGGGCATTGGAGCTGGCGAAGGAGTGA